Proteins from one Silurus meridionalis isolate SWU-2019-XX chromosome 3, ASM1480568v1, whole genome shotgun sequence genomic window:
- the ccdc93 gene encoding coiled-coil domain-containing protein 93 has product MAASSVFQRVRTGSKIGAQYDQEGNIIQVETREDEEQSIKLSEILELLLAAGYFRARIKGLSPFDKVVGGMTWCITTCNFDIDVDLLFQENSTIGQKIALTEKIVSVLPRMKCPHRLEPHQIQGLDFIHIFPVIQWLVKRAIETREEMGDYVRAYSISQFQKTHTFPEDEEFEQRKPKAVKTVVDVSGVYAPQRRYKRQADAGELLDEESKVHSTLLEYGRRYGYSKHSKQDKAEEKKLLLAQGGQGLPPGMTEVSEEEDLQAAEELRIKALMTSMAAMATEEGRLTANTVGQIVGLQSEEIKQIAFEYAEKAERSAEDRPERYGPVQQHRRMVTSLNKQIQQKSKELEEMQAKQQDMRTACEEAKSKLSEATELCEQLKKELSSLAAVEAQADSGLLEKLRALVAMNENLKQQEQSFRTHCREEMTRLQQSIEDLKIEFGDEADDQKERSQLIDQQYNTDREKLQKIRLLMARRNREIAILQRKIDEVPSRAELTQYQKRFIELYSQVSATHKETKQFFTLYNTLDDKKVYLEKEVNLLNSIHDNFQQAMASSGAKEQFLRQMEQIVEGIKQNRIKMEKKKQENKMRRDQLNDEYLELLDKQRLYFKTVKDFKEECRKNEMLLSKLRAKGAS; this is encoded by the exons ATGGCGGCCTCCTCTGTTTTTCAGAGAGTGAGGACGGGCTCTAAAATTGGTGCTCAGTACGACCAGGAGGGAAACATCATCCAG GTGGAGACTCGTGAAGATGAGGAGCAGAGCATTAAGCTGTCAGAAATCCTGGAGCTGTTGTTGGCTGCTGGGTATTTCAGAGCCCGAATCAAGGGTCTCTCACCATTTGATAAG GTGGTTGGAGGAATGACATGGTGTATAACAACATGCAACTTTGACATAGATGTTGATCTGCTCTTTCAAGAAAATTCCACCATAGGACAGAAGAT CGCTTTGACAGAGAAGATTGTTTCTGTGCTACCCAGGATGAAGTGTCCTCATAGGCTAGAGCCACATCAAATTCAAGGCCTCGATTTTATCCACATCTTTCCTGTCATACAG TGGCTGGTGAAGAGAGCGATAGAGACCCGGGAGGAAATGGGAGACTATGTGCGTGCCTACTCTATCTCTCAgttccagaaaacacacacctttCCTGAG GATGAAGAGTTTGAGCAGAGGAAACCAAAAGCAGTAAAAACAGTAGTGGACGTGTCT ggagtgTATGCTCCTCAGAGGAGATATAAAAGGCAGGCTGATGCAGGAGAGCTGCTGGATGAAGAGTCTAAGGTTCATTCCACCCTGCTTGAGTATGGCAG GCGTTATGGATATAGCAAGCACTCCAAACAGGACAAA GCTGAAGAGAAGAAGCTGCTGTTGGCTCAGGGTGGTCAGGGTCTGCCCCCGGGCATGACTGAAGTTTCAGAGGAAGAGGATCTCCAAGCAGCAGAAGAA TTGAGAATCAAAGCCCTCATGACTAGCATGGCTGCTATGGCAACAGAGGAG ggaAGGTTGACCGCTAACACCGTGGGGCAGATTGTTGGGCTGCAGTCTGAGGAAATAAAGCAGATTGCATTTGAGTATGCTGAAAAG GCAGAACGCTCCGCTGAGGATCGTCCAGAACGGTATGGCCCTGTGCAGCAGCATCGCCGCATGGTTACATCGCTTAACAAACAGATCCAGCAGAAGAGCAAAGAACTGGAGGAG ATGCAGGCCAAGCAGCAGGATATGAGGACAGCATGCGAAGAGGCAAAGAGCAAATTAAGCGAG gccacTGAGCTGTGTGAGCAGTTGAAGAAAGAACTCAGCTCTTTGGCAGCGGTAGAGGCTCAAGCTGACTCTGG TTTGCTTGAGAAGCTGCGAGCTCTAGTGGCCATGAACGAGAACCTCAAACAGCAGGAGCAGAGCTTCCGCACGCACTGCCGC GAGGAGATGACACGGCTGCAACAGAGTATTGAGGACCTAAAGATAGAGTTTGGAGATGAGGCTGATGATCAGAAG GAAAGGAGTCAATTAATAGATCAGCAGTACAACACAGACCGGGAGAAGCTGCAGAAGATCCGTCTTCTGATG GCCCGGAGGAACCGGGAGATCGCCATTCTGCAGAGGAAGATTGATGAGGTTCCCAGCAGAGCTGAGCTTACACAGTACCAGAAACGCTTCATTGAACTCTATagccaag TTTCTGCAACACACAAAGAAACTAAACAGTTCTTCACTCTCTATAATACTCTGGATGATAAAAAGGTGTATCTAGAGAAGGAG GTAAATTTGCTAAATTCCATCCATGACAACTTCCAACA aGCCATGGCATCATCAGGAGCTAAAGAGCAGTTCCTCAGGCAGATGGAGCAGATAGTGGAAGGAATTAAACAGAATCGAATAAAG ATGGAAAAGAAGAAACAGGAAAATAAGATGAGGAGAGACCAACTAAATGACGAGTATCTTGAACTGCTGGACAAACAGAGGCTCTACTTTAAAACCGTGAAAGACTTTAAAGAG GAGTGTCGTAAGAATGAGATGCTGCTATCCAAGCTGAGAGCAAAGGGAGCATCCTAA
- the ddx18 gene encoding ATP-dependent RNA helicase DDX18, which translates to MADLQMKLLRKKIQKRNAKNKERKLRQKQREEDEEENDSKVIIEECDGETTKESPAAATEQEMTADNQKSEDTQEDSNKKKKKKKKRKLNDTGDLNNMAVKKAKQENSNGDEAELSEAGEEQEGANEVLEDGENDGDEQDDDSDQPELPSGLTGAFEDRSFGSLAELVSENTLKAIKEMGFENMTEIQHKSIRPLLEGRDILAAAKTGSGKTLAFLIPAIELIYKLKFMPRNGTGVVILSPTRELAMQTYGVMKELMAHHVHTYGLIMGGSNRSAEAQKLGNGVNIMVATPGRLLDHLQNTAGFMYKNLQCLIIDEADRILEVGFEEELKQIIKLLPKKRQTMLFSATQTRKVEDLARISLKKEPLYVGVDDNKDTATVDGLEQGYVVCPSEKRFLLLFTFLKKNRKKKLMVFFSSCMSVKYHYELLNYIDLPVMAIHGKQKQTKRTTTFFQFCNADSGILLCTDVAARGLDIPEVDWIVQYDPPDDPKEYIHRVGRTARGINGRGHALLILRPEELGFLRFLKQAKVPLSEFEFSWTKISDIQSQLDKLIEKNYYLHKSAQEAYKSYVRAYDSHSLKQIYDVQTLDLPKVALSFGFKVPPYVDLNVHSSKGVKLQKRGGGGGFGYQKSKNVHKAKIFKHFNKGKGDRRQFSR; encoded by the exons ATGGCGGACCTTCAGATGAAGCTGCTTCGGAAGAAAATTCAGAAGAGAAATGCAAAGAATAAAGAACGCAAGCTTAGACAAAAGCAGAGggaagaagacgaagaagaaaACG ACTCTAAAGTCATAATTGAGGAATGTGATGGAGAAACGACTAAGGAAAGTCCAGCTGCGGCCACAGAGCAGGAGATGACAGCCGACAATCAGAAGAGCGAAGATACTCAGGAAGACAgcaacaagaagaagaaaaagaagaagaagaggaaattaAATGACACAGGAGATCTCAATAACATGG CCGTAAAAAAGGCGAAGCAGGAGAACAGTAACGGTGATGAAGCTGAGCTCTCTGAGGCAGGAGAAGAACAAGAGGGTGCAAATGAAGTGTTGGAGGATGGTGAGAACGATGGAGATGAACAGGATGATGATTCTGATCAACCGGAGCTTCCATCCGGACTAACGG GAGCGTTTGAGGATAGGTCCTTTGGGTCATTGGCAGAACTTGTAAGTGAGAACACGCTCAAGGCTATTAAAGAGATGGGCtttgagaacatgactgagattCAGCACAAAAGCATACGCCCCCTATTGGAGGGAAG AGATATTCTTGCTGCTGCTAAAACTGGCAGTGGGAAAACTCTGGCCTTCCTCATTCCTGCCATTGAACTCATCTATAAACTCAAATTCATGCCCAGAAATG gtacTGGTGTGGTGATTTTGTCTCCAACACGTGAGTTGGCCATGCAGACATATGGAGTAATGAAGGAGTTGATGGCCCATCATGTGCACACTTATGGCCTCATTATGGGTGGCAGTAACCGCTCAGCTGAAGCCCAGAAGCTTGGTAATGGAGTCAACATCATGGTGGCAACCCCTGGTAGACTGCTCGATCATCTACAG AACACTGCTGGATTCATGTACAAAAACCTGCAGTGTCTGATCATTGACGAAGCAGATAGAATTCTTGAGGTTGGATTCGAGGAAGAACTTAAGCAGATCATCAAACTGCTGCCAA AAAAGAGACAGACCATGCTGTTTTCAGCTACACAAACAAGGAAAGTGGAGGATCTGGCACGAATCTCTTTGAAGAAAGAGCCTCTGTATGTGGGAGTGGATGATAACAAAGATACAGCCACTGTGGACGGATTGGAGCAG GGCTATGTGGTGTGTCCATCAGAGAAGCGTTTCCTGCTGCTTTTTACATTCCTGAAGAAGAACCGCAAGAAGAAGCTGATGGTGTTTTTCTCCTCCTGCATGTCTGTGAAGTATCACTACGAGCTGCTCAACTACATTGACCTGCCAGTTATGGCTATCCAT GGCAAGCAGAAACAGACGAAGAGAACCACCACATTTTTCCAGTTCTGCAATGCAGACTCTGGGATCTTACTCTGCACAGATGTTGCTGCCAGAGGACTGGATATTCCTGAAGTGGACTGGATCGTCCAGTACGACCCACCAGATGACCCCAAG GAATACATCCACCGTGTGGGTCGAACTGCTCGAGGTATTAATGGCAGAGGCCACGCCCTCCTCATCCTCAGACCTGAAGAGCTCGGCTTCCTGCGGTTCCTCAAACAGGCCAAG gTCCCCTTGAGTGAGTTTGAATTTTCTTGGACTAAGATCTCAGATATTCAATCTCAG TTGGACAAGCTGATCGAGAAGAATTACTACCTGCATAAATCGGCCCAGGAGGCTTACAAGTCATACGTGAGGGCGTATGATTCCCATTCACTCAAACAGATCTATGACGTACAGACACTCGACCTTCCAAAGGTGGCGCTGTCCTTTGGCTTCAAAGTACCACCTTATGTCGACCTCA ATGTTCACAGCAGTAAAGGTGTAAAGCTGCAGAAGAGGGGAGGAGGTGGGGGCTTTGGCTACCAAAAATCGAAGAATGTGCATAAGGCCAAGATCTTCAAACACTTTAACAAGGGCAAGGGTGACCGCAGACAGTTCTCTCGCTGA